ACCAATTTCTTTACGATGTCAAAATCGAGGGCATTACTAAATACGAACTGGTTCTTCTAGCAGCACGCAGGGCTAGAGAAATCAACGAAATGCGTATCAATCTTGAAAAGAAGCATGAAACTCGTCTTATTGAAAAGGAAAAACCCACAATAGTGGCGATGAAAGAAATATTAGCTGGCAAAATCGGATATGAATTCCACGACCCGGACGAGCAGACAGAAGAAGCTCCTCAAAGAGGAATGAAAAAAACTGTTTAATTCCATATGTCTAAGAAAAACCTTGTTATAGTCGAATCTCCCACAAAATCTAGGACGCTGAAAAGGTTCCTCGGCGATGGATATGAAATTATCGCGAGCGGCGGCCATCTTAGAGACCTTCCTGGCGAACGCCTTGGAGTCGATATCGATCTTGATTTCAAGCCGGAGTACATCTCTATTCCCGGTAAGCGCAAAATTATCGCTAATCTTAAGCGTCAGGCCAAGGAAGCTGATTTCATCTTTCTCGCCTCGGACCCGGATCGCGAAGGCGAGGCCATTGCCTGGCATATAGCCCAACTGATTCGTAAACCTGATAAGCAACTCGGACGAGTTCGTTTCAACGAAATAACCGAGAAAGCAGTTTTAGAAGGAATAGCTCATCCAACGTCCATAGATATCAATAAAGTCGATGCTCAGCAAGCACGAAGAGTTCTCGACAGACTCGTCGGCTATCAGGTCTCCCCTTTTCTATGGAAAACCCTTTATAAAGGCCTTTCTGCGGGAAGGGTTCAGAGCGTTGCTTTGCGACTCATTGTCGAACGCGAGAGAGAAATCGAAAAAT
Above is a window of bacterium DNA encoding:
- the rpoZ gene encoding DNA-directed RNA polymerase subunit omega translates to MDKDQFLYDVKIEGITKYELVLLAARRAREINEMRINLEKKHETRLIEKEKPTIVAMKEILAGKIGYEFHDPDEQTEEAPQRGMKKTV